In the genome of Pseudorca crassidens isolate mPseCra1 chromosome 14, mPseCra1.hap1, whole genome shotgun sequence, one region contains:
- the UNC50 gene encoding protein unc-50 homolog isoform X2, producing MLPSTSVNSPVQGNGVLSSRDAARHTAGAKRYKYLRRLFRFRQMDFEFAAWQMLYLFTSPQRVYRNFHYRKQTKDQWARDDPAFLVLLSLWLCVSTIGFGFVLDMGFFETIKLLLWVVFIDCVGVGLLISTLMWFISNKYLVKRQSRDYDVEWGYAFDVHLNAFYPLLVILHFIQLFFINHVILTDTFIGYLVGNTLWLVAVGYYIYVTFLGYSENICKVLRACGKEKENKAVWKLFVQPAG from the exons ATGTTACCGAGTACTTCCGTGAATTCCCCAGTGCAGGGGAACGGCGTATTGAGTTCCAGGGATGCGGCCAGACATACAGCTGGAGCAAAACGCTACAAATACCTGAGGAGGCTTTTTCGTTTCCGGCAGATGGACTTTGAGTTTGCTGCCTGGCAGATGCTCTACCTGTTCACTTCCCCACAGAGAGTTTATAGAAACTTTCATTACCGGAAGCAGACAAAGGATCAGTGGGCCAGAGATGACCCTGCTTTCTTGGTCCTGTTAAGTCTCTGGCTCTGTG TGTCCACTATAGGATTTGGCTTTGTGCTGGACATGGGATTTTTTGAGACGATAAAGCTGCTCCTTTGGGTTGTATTCATAGACTGTGTAGGCGTCGGCCTTCTCATATCAACCTTAATGTG GTTTATCTCTAACAAGTACTTAGTGAAACGGCAGAGCAGAGACTATGATGTGGAGTGGGGCTATGCCTTTGATGTGCATCTGAACGCTTTTTACCCTCTCCTCGTCATTCTGCATTTTATCCAGCTTTTTTTCATCAACC ATGTCATCCTAACGGACACATTTATTGGATATTTAGTTGGAAATACCTTATGGTTGGTTGCAGTTGGCTACTACATCTACGTAACTTTCCTAGGATACAGTG AGAATATATGCAAAGTACTAAGGGCATGCGGAAAAGAGAAAG AAAACAAGGCTGTCTGGAAGCTGTTTGTTCAGCCTGCTGGGTAA
- the UNC50 gene encoding protein unc-50 homolog isoform X1, giving the protein MLPSTSVNSPVQGNGVLSSRDAARHTAGAKRYKYLRRLFRFRQMDFEFAAWQMLYLFTSPQRVYRNFHYRKQTKDQWARDDPAFLVLLSLWLCVSTIGFGFVLDMGFFETIKLLLWVVFIDCVGVGLLISTLMWFISNKYLVKRQSRDYDVEWGYAFDVHLNAFYPLLVILHFIQLFFINHVILTDTFIGYLVGNTLWLVAVGYYIYVTFLGYSALPFLKNTVILLYPFAPFILLYGLSLALGWNFTHTLCSFYKYRVK; this is encoded by the exons ATGTTACCGAGTACTTCCGTGAATTCCCCAGTGCAGGGGAACGGCGTATTGAGTTCCAGGGATGCGGCCAGACATACAGCTGGAGCAAAACGCTACAAATACCTGAGGAGGCTTTTTCGTTTCCGGCAGATGGACTTTGAGTTTGCTGCCTGGCAGATGCTCTACCTGTTCACTTCCCCACAGAGAGTTTATAGAAACTTTCATTACCGGAAGCAGACAAAGGATCAGTGGGCCAGAGATGACCCTGCTTTCTTGGTCCTGTTAAGTCTCTGGCTCTGTG TGTCCACTATAGGATTTGGCTTTGTGCTGGACATGGGATTTTTTGAGACGATAAAGCTGCTCCTTTGGGTTGTATTCATAGACTGTGTAGGCGTCGGCCTTCTCATATCAACCTTAATGTG GTTTATCTCTAACAAGTACTTAGTGAAACGGCAGAGCAGAGACTATGATGTGGAGTGGGGCTATGCCTTTGATGTGCATCTGAACGCTTTTTACCCTCTCCTCGTCATTCTGCATTTTATCCAGCTTTTTTTCATCAACC ATGTCATCCTAACGGACACATTTATTGGATATTTAGTTGGAAATACCTTATGGTTGGTTGCAGTTGGCTACTACATCTACGTAACTTTCCTAGGATACAGTG CACTGCCGTTTCTGAAAAACACAGTGATTCTTCTTTACCCGTTTGCACCTTTCATCCTGCTCTATGGACTGTCACTAGCGCTGGGCTGGAACTTCACCCACACACTGTGCTCCTTCTACAAGTACAGAGTGAAGTGA